From a single Arachis hypogaea cultivar Tifrunner chromosome 3, arahy.Tifrunner.gnm2.J5K5, whole genome shotgun sequence genomic region:
- the LOC112790864 gene encoding homeobox protein BEL1 homolog, with amino-acid sequence MVSSSSGGFCYTYSDNPGGGGGSGFVSDPEMEMKWKTLFANNEPPPPTCFDLILQNTPSQGLSLSLSSNNPSSISLQSFPLRQQHHEMALQGHYSLKASRFLLPAQQLLNEFCSLGTKQLNNQLIKRNKNNTNPPPLTSLDLVELHKRKAKLLVMLQEVDTRYEHYCNQMKGVVASFEAMAGEGAATVYSALALKAMSRHFRCLKDGILEQIEATRKGMGEKDPIAPGTTKGQTPRLRIIDQALRQQRAFHQTISMESHPWRPQRGLPERSVSLLRAWLFEHFLHPYPSDVDKHILARQTGLSRSQVSNWFINARVRLWKPMVEEMYLEEEKEAAAASSEGGGGSNTEDFQNLSPNSAAARPEDQKPRLLRIDSECMSSIINNNSDHRKDNHEQMNQQEEEQYLGRGVADTFGSVEIDFSSYPEGFNSSGGGAVSLTLGLQQHGGNGVSLAFPPETHHQHQASMFYSSRDQIIEDCSQPVQYSLLDGEAHAMPYRNLMGTQLLHDLAG; translated from the exons atggtttCATCATCAAGTGGTGGATTCTGCTACACCTACAGCGATAATcctggaggaggaggaggaagcgGCTTTGTATCTGACCCAGAGATGGAGATGAAATGGAAAACCTTGTTCGCCAACAACGAACCACCACCTCCTACTTGTTTTGATCTAATACTCCAAAACACGCCAAGCCAAGGCCTTTCACTATCTCTTAGCTCAAACAAcccttcttctatttctctccaATCTTTTCCCCTAAGACAACAACACCATGAGATGGCGCTGCAAGGCCATTACTCGCTCAAGGCGTCCAGGTTCTTGCTACCGGCACAGCAACTCCTCAACGAGTTCTGTAGCCTAGGAACCAAGCAACTCAATAATCAACTCATCAAGCGTAACAAGAACAACACCAACCCCCCACCTCTTACCTCTCTAGACTTGGTTGAATTGCACAAGAGAAAGGCTAAGCTCCTTGTCATGCTCCAAGAG GTGGACACAAGATACGAGCACTACTGTAATCAGATGAAGGGAGTGGTGGCGTCATTTGAGGCCATGGCCGGGGAGGGAGCGGCCACCGTGTACTCGGCACTTGCGCTGAAGGCCATGTCACGCCACTTCAGATGCTTGAAGGATGGGATACTGGAACAGATAGAGGCCACTCGGAAGGGGATGGGAGAGAAGGATCCAATTGCACCGGGCACCACTAAGGGCCAAACCCCCAGGCTTAGAATCATTGACCAGGCTTTGAGACAGCAAAGGGCTTTTCACCAAACCATCTCCATGGAATCTCATCCCTGGAGACCCCAACGTGGCCTTCCTGAACGTTCCGTTTCTCTTCTCCGCGCTTGGCTTTTCGAGCATTTTCTTCACCC GTACCCAAGTGATGTTGATAAACATATTTTAGCACGCCAAACTGGTCTCTCTAGAAGCCAG GTTTCAAATTGGTTTATCAATGCAAGGGTGAGGCTATGGAAGCCAATGGTGGAGGAAATGTACttggaagaagagaaggaggctGCTGCAGCATCCTCGGAGGGAGGAGGAGGCAGCAACACTGAAGATTTTCAAAACCTATCTCCAAATTCAGCAGCAGCAAGACCAGAGGATCAGAAGCCTCGCCTACTTCGAATCGATTCGGAATGCATGTCctcaatcatcaacaacaacTCTGATCATCGCAAAGATAACCATGAGCAGATGAATCAACAAGAGGAGGAACAGTACTTAGGGCGAGGTGTCGCAGACACGTTTGGATCAGTGGAGATTGATTTCTCATCATATCCTGAGGGCTTCAATAGCAGTGGAGGAGGTGCGGTTTCTTTGACGCTAGGGTTACAGCAACACGGTGGAAATGGGGTGAGCTTGGCTTTCCCGCCAGAAACTCATCATCAGCATCAGGCCTCCATGTTCTACTCATCAAGGGACCAGATTATTGAAGACTGTAGTCAACCAGTTCAGTACTCTCTTTTGGATGGCGAAGCACACGCCATGCCCTACAGGAATTTGATGGGGACCCAGTTGCTTCATGACTTGGCCGGATAG
- the LOC140183543 gene encoding G-type lectin S-receptor-like serine/threonine-protein kinase At1g11410, whose protein sequence is MDHIKKEQEEDPELLLYDLSVIAFCIDNFLDKNKLGEGGFGSVFKGTLENGQRIVVKRLSIGSGQGIKEFKNEIALINEEKLLIYEYMPNKSLDVVIFGTKSRI, encoded by the exons ATGGATCAtatcaagaaagaacaagaggaggatCCAGAGCTTCTATTGTATGACCTATCAGTTATAGCTTTTTGCATTGATAactttttagacaaaaataagcTTGGAGAAGGTGGTTTTGGATCTGTGTTTAAG GGTACATTGGAAAATGGACAAAGAATAGTAGTTAAGAGGCTCTCAATCGGTTCTGGACAAGGGATCAAagaatttaagaatgaaattgcattaattaatgAAGAGAAATTACTTATATATGAATATATGCCTAATAAAAGCCTGGATGTTGTTATATTTGGTACAAAATCTAGAATTTAG